TCGTTAAGTGGTACAGACATGAGTGAATCGATAACGACGAGTGTCGTTTAACGCTTACAAGTTTCATAGATGTTCGATTATAGATGTAAGTATGTgcaatatatgtgtatatatacttattatctTTTTGCTCATTTGTTCACTTATGCTAGGAATTTCGTCAAATACGATTTTGTGTCGGTGAGGAAGCGCGGTGAATTGCaacgtgtatatataatatgtttattattaaattggaCAGATATTGCAGTCTTGTTTATAGTGGTTTGCTATGAAACGTATACTCCCATTTTTTATCTCTCTCATTTAAATACCAAGCGCCCTctttgtacaaataataaataatttttattccatacaAATCAACAATACTTTTTACtcactgaatattttatatataatgtatatcctACGAATTGTACACGTTTCGGTTATTAACAAACTATCTTTATATACAAAGACTTAATTCATTCTCACGTGCCCTCAACGTTTATATTTTGCATCAACGCGTGCTTCTTCTCCTATGTTATGTACAATTCGAACTTAATTTACACATATAAATGGCAGCCTTACATGTCATGTATAAAATTCTGTACATATACTAGTGCGTTTAGTGCTAAGCAAACACACGTaatcattttttacaaatcactagaaatataaaaaacttGTTGagatatgaattatttaattttgagaaGGATAATAATAGATATAGTACTAGCCTTAAAATACATTGCACCAAATTACCACTAACagaaaattcgatattaaCTTCGATATTTCCAAACTAATGATAAACAttacgttaaatataaattgataacattaacatttaatattgtttgtataatataattttatttgtacgtaaaaaatagtaaaattagattttatattaatttatcactATTATGCATTAAAATGTCTTAcacataaataaacattaattaaacagCCGAAAAAGTATAGTTTACTTATTTCGTTAAATGCATTTAGGTTTgaaaaatctatatttatcGACACACTTTCTCTCAGTAATAATCtcataaaaaattccattccaacaatatatttctcaatttGTATTATCAATTGAGCaactcttttatatttctaatagaataagaaaaaattacgTGTATGAACTTAGACTAGATGCACTTTAATGCATTGTGGCACTACTACACGTGGGTAAATTAGACGCGAAAGTCTTCATATTACTCTGAATGGATTATTTGTAACCTACAGTATTCATGACGTATACacacaaatatttattgctaACCGTCTGTTTTATCCGGCTGTGAACAGTTAATAAAAACAGTCTGTTCAAATTTCTCGAACAATTTTACGCCCTCTATTATGCAATAAACATTGTTGTTTTGTGACCAAGTATGTATGTttagtagtatatattttgtaagacACATTGTGCATATAATGTAAGGTATGTTAGGAATGAttacatttttgataaatgCAGGCAAATACTAATTCGGGAATGTGATGAATGATAAGTGtaaacttaaataattttcatataacaaGATATGACAACTAAGTCTTTTAGAATTagttttgctttttctttttttaatagttcCATATTTTACCATACCTTGTTCTccctataaaatattttgttagttATCctagtaaaatacaaatattactgTTACAAATGCATCCATTCAGTACAGCCTATAAAAGTAAGAATTTATCTAACATAGGTCTGTCGACGTCCTGGTACATGTACCGAAAACATCCTTCTAACCTGCTTCCGTCATTATGGAAGCCCCGATACCGatcctatatttttatagaaaaacacTGACATCTAGAAagcatataattaatatcaaccTGCGAAGATGATACTAATGCTCACAACTGTCTTCAGTCTCACTGCTAGTGAGAGATTTCCTTTACTATAAATGACAGGCGATACAGGGGCCCCACTAATGGACAgagcaaatttaaaaatttggcGAACATTATATCTAAATCATCTGACCCATACTAGTCTTCTTCTCGAATAGATAttgtgaaatgaaatatatatatatatatatatatatatattacatatttacgacatcttttcaaataaaatagaaaaataatatcttaaaaattgttcaaaatgaaattactccAAAATGCTATTATAATGAACAAGTCGATATACCCTGATAAGAGTGAGCACAATTAATACTTGATATGTACAGACgaaataaagttaaaaatttggtGAGATCAATGATGATTTGACAAAGATATATAAGTAGCAAAGGTACCTTTTGTTACAaatgtttactttttaaaGCATTTATGATGagcataataatattaaaaagaaagtgaaattgaaattataccATAGGATGATTTTTGTTAATGTATatgtgataaattaatatgtcGAAAGTAGTTTTGCTTTCTGATAATTTGAATAACCTTACCctctttcataaattaaagcCTATATATCTACAGTGTTCTTATGTGTCATTCATCCCATAAACAATTCTGCTTCATTTTAGAATAGTATgagaatataaaacattttttacaagTTTTAATGCCACATTTATATGGAGCGGCTGCTTTTTTACCATCACCTTTGcctttgcaaaattttaaacCACATGGGTACCAACCAATACATAATTCTAATGAACATGTACAAGGTGCCCACATATTCGATGTGTCTGCACACCGTGTTACAAATAACGATCTTGAATCATTTGTACCTTGTTGCGTTATAGAATTTGTGCTGAAGTTGTACACAGCTGCCATGAGTGAAAGTTCGGATGAGCCTAATAAGAGAATAAGGAAACTTTGAAATTAGATactatatttgaaaatattttatttacatgttaGTTTATCTATTAATATAACTTACCGGGCCTTTGAATCCACTGTTTTATATCTTCATTTCTAGTATAAGCAGATCCAGCTGCTTCTCCACAAAGAGTTGCAATGTGTTTAGAAATATCTTTGGATTCAGATACATCTAAGAATAAATCCATGGTATAATTTACGTGACCTTTATCTTCTTCTGCAACACGCACAGTGCCTGGATTTTTTTGCCGTAATTTAGACATAGCATCAGATGATATGAAATCCACTTTGAAAAAGTGATTAACAAAGCATAAAACTTGATATTGATTTTGACCACGTTCTTCTTCACCAAGAACTAAagcttttattatttgaacttcctgaaggaataaataaaatattttatttctctttgtaaaacatataaaaaagataaagggtttcaaaataatgaattacatttttaaaatcaatgaGTTGTGTCACTAAGGTACCATCTGAACATTGAAATTCTAAGGTAATAACATCTTCACTAACATTGGAAGAAATCGTTTCCAAGAGAATATCACCACCCTGTAAATTAAAAGTGCATAGATAACACTATTTTGTTAAACTTTGAATTCGTCGAGGTTATTCaagatgaattattaaattatatcaaaatatctttcattaaatagtatatctataattataattttattaattccttATAATagtaaacgagagaaaaagattcGTACctgatttttaacatttatgaGCAAGTGAGTCGTACAAACACTATACAAATAGTGCAATAAAAAACAGACTGTAAATAATTCGTTGAATTTCTTCATTGTTGCATGTTGTAACTACTTTTTTCACAGTACTAATCACTGTTGTAATTAACTATAATTGATCGACATTTATTAGAAAGATAAACACTTTAAATATAACCTA
This Bombus pascuorum chromosome 1, iyBomPasc1.1, whole genome shotgun sequence DNA region includes the following protein-coding sequences:
- the LOC132906755 gene encoding out at first protein, with the protein product MKKFNELFTVCFLLHYLYSVCTTHLLINVKNQGGDILLETISSNVSEDVITLEFQCSDGTLVTQLIDFKNEVQIIKALVLGEEERGQNQYQVLCFVNHFFKVDFISSDAMSKLRQKNPGTVRVAEEDKGHVNYTMDLFLDVSESKDISKHIATLCGEAAGSAYTRNEDIKQWIQRPGSSELSLMAAVYNFSTNSITQQGTNDSRSLFVTRCADTSNMWAPCTCSLELCIGWYPCGLKFCKGKGDGKKAAAPYKCGIKTCKKCFIFSYYSKMKQNCLWDE